The following coding sequences are from one Lysinibacillus sp. FSL W8-0992 window:
- a CDS encoding threonine ammonia-lyase, with product MLTLENIQAAKMKVAPYIYETPVVRLHGLDELLNCNVSIKAENMQKTNSFKLRGALNKLLSMPLEQLQQGVVAASSGNHGKGVAFAAKLLNIPATIVLPDSAPSIKVEGIRALGANVVQCKLAERHDITEKLSLEHGYAIIHPYDDYDIMAGQGTVGLEILEQFPQTSAIVIPIGGGGLISGVATAVKSLAPHIKIIGVEPAVVSRYADSLIAGERLLLKEQKSMADALLTLQPGERNFPIVQKLVDDIVRVDEASIESGMKTLLLAGKVMAEPSSAIGIGAALQGNLPITKNDHVCFLISGGNVGLNQLHNL from the coding sequence ATGTTAACACTTGAGAATATCCAAGCTGCTAAAATGAAAGTTGCCCCTTATATTTATGAAACACCTGTTGTTCGCTTACATGGACTCGATGAACTATTAAATTGCAATGTTTCGATAAAAGCCGAAAATATGCAAAAAACAAACTCCTTCAAATTGCGTGGTGCTCTGAATAAACTGCTCTCGATGCCACTTGAACAATTACAACAGGGCGTTGTTGCGGCATCGTCAGGTAATCATGGTAAAGGTGTTGCCTTCGCAGCTAAACTATTAAATATTCCGGCAACAATCGTTTTACCAGATTCAGCACCAAGTATTAAAGTTGAAGGTATTCGAGCATTAGGTGCAAACGTTGTACAATGTAAGCTTGCTGAAAGACACGATATAACGGAAAAACTTAGCTTAGAACACGGCTATGCCATCATTCATCCTTATGATGATTATGACATTATGGCTGGTCAAGGAACGGTAGGATTAGAAATTTTAGAGCAATTTCCTCAAACTAGTGCAATCGTTATACCAATTGGCGGTGGTGGGCTAATAAGTGGTGTCGCGACTGCGGTAAAATCTTTAGCACCTCATATTAAAATCATCGGCGTGGAACCAGCTGTTGTATCACGCTATGCTGATAGTTTAATTGCCGGTGAAAGATTACTTTTAAAAGAGCAAAAGTCTATGGCAGATGCACTCTTAACTTTACAACCTGGCGAGCGAAACTTTCCGATTGTTCAAAAGCTTGTCGATGATATTGTTCGGGTAGACGAGGCTTCTATTGAAAGCGGGATGAAAACATTACTACTAGCAGGCAAGGTAATGGCTGAACCATCCTCTGCTATTGGAATCGGGGCAGCTCTTCAAGGGAATTTACCTATTACTAAAAATGATCATGTTTGCTTCCTTATTTCAGGCGGCAATGTTGGGTTAAATCAATTACACAATTTATAA
- a CDS encoding S-layer homology domain-containing protein, producing the protein MRKKIASIVNLLPLVVSLGIIFIFSNQDEAFANNSLVPIYATEDTTMVYKGIDAGFTYEDGNLGYLDVGFQGTYGTPLEVQVLLKFQLPPIPVGYKVESANLYIPVTGGTLQATTNFSLKVSTSTNHNWIQDTGITSPPAPTSGSTQTRILANNVTMLKPTLAPFDFTSYISEESTKADSRATFILSGMTAQEAAQNGILSMDHYIKMTESNMQGGSLGPYLIITYSENVEIQVTGVQNGGLYSTSVTPQFNIGTATLNGSPFTSGTQITAEGSYTLTVSAGSQSKNIQFQIDKTPPTGTVIVNQGNQYTNSTGVSVSITPNVGVNDITHIRYSVNGNPFAQMPYVPNFMLAIGTVNGEKILSFKLVDGAGNDSPEYQRVITLDTVAPTGSVDINNGNPYTTNRVVTLNLSLDSGVTDVVGVQFSSNNSSWSGVEAFSPTKSYTLPAGDGNKTVYVRLIDRAGNVGLAQNSITLDTIAPVVNGVTNGASYNVNQTITFNEGTAKLNGTFFTSGSSVDTEGSYVLVVTDSAGNTTTIAFSIDKTAPIVSGVAEGGSYNSSKTITFNEGTATLNGQSFVSGMSVDAEGSYVLVVTDDAGNSITVTFSINKTAPIKYTVKYDGNGATGGQAPVNSQTYENGHSVTVSDNTGNLVRTGFTFNGWNTKADGSGINYVANNKFTINASNVTLYALWKVNRYTLSFESNGGSGVTPQNVSYNGKITEPTVPTKLGYTFGGWYKEVTLVNSWDFTKDTVVGNTTLYAKWIENSSSGGGGGYIPTPETKPNPKPTPEIPVEPEKPTEPEVPENPTPTITFSDISTNWAKEMIEDIAMRGIINGYPDGTFRPNDSIQRQHVAIIIARAFELVPSREITPFNDIAANHPYYEGIMKLQQAGIIDGSNGFFHPSESLTRAQLAKIIVLAFGLTSEGTSHFEDVPTTHWAHDYIAILENYGIALGDNGSFRPNEPVTRAQFVAFLYRVLHL; encoded by the coding sequence GGTATTGATGCTGGATTTACTTATGAGGATGGGAACCTGGGATATCTTGATGTAGGCTTTCAGGGAACATATGGTACGCCTTTGGAGGTTCAAGTATTGCTTAAGTTTCAGTTACCACCCATTCCTGTAGGGTATAAGGTTGAAAGTGCAAATCTTTATATTCCTGTAACAGGTGGTACTCTCCAAGCAACTACTAATTTTTCATTAAAAGTTTCTACAAGTACTAATCATAACTGGATTCAAGATACTGGGATAACATCACCACCAGCTCCTACTTCAGGATCTACCCAAACAAGAATTCTAGCCAATAATGTCACGATGCTTAAACCTACGCTAGCGCCATTTGATTTTACTAGCTATATATCAGAGGAGTCCACGAAAGCTGATTCTAGAGCAACCTTTATTCTTTCAGGAATGACTGCTCAAGAAGCTGCTCAAAACGGAATACTATCTATGGACCATTATATAAAAATGACGGAATCAAATATGCAGGGCGGTAGTCTGGGTCCATATTTAATTATTACATACTCCGAAAATGTCGAAATTCAGGTAACAGGAGTTCAAAATGGTGGCCTATACAGCACGAGTGTAACGCCACAGTTCAACATTGGCACAGCAACTTTGAATGGAAGTCCATTTACAAGTGGGACACAGATTACTGCTGAAGGTTCATATACATTAACAGTTTCAGCAGGTAGCCAATCAAAAAACATCCAATTCCAAATTGATAAGACCCCTCCGACAGGGACGGTAATTGTAAATCAAGGTAACCAATATACGAATAGTACAGGTGTATCCGTTTCAATAACGCCAAATGTGGGTGTAAATGATATTACGCATATCCGTTATTCGGTTAATGGAAATCCATTTGCACAAATGCCTTACGTACCAAACTTTATGCTTGCTATAGGAACTGTTAACGGAGAAAAAATATTGTCCTTTAAGCTTGTTGATGGAGCGGGAAATGACTCTCCAGAATATCAAAGAGTTATAACACTGGATACGGTAGCACCAACAGGCTCTGTTGATATCAATAATGGGAATCCGTATACAACGAATCGTGTTGTAACGCTTAATTTATCCTTAGACAGTGGTGTGACAGATGTAGTAGGAGTACAGTTTTCTAGTAACAATAGTTCTTGGTCGGGTGTCGAAGCCTTTAGTCCAACTAAAAGCTATACATTACCAGCGGGAGATGGAAATAAAACGGTGTATGTACGTTTAATTGATCGTGCGGGCAATGTAGGGTTAGCTCAAAACAGTATCACTCTGGATACGATTGCCCCTGTTGTCAATGGTGTAACAAACGGAGCGAGCTACAATGTTAACCAGACAATAACTTTTAATGAAGGTACAGCAAAATTGAACGGCACTTTCTTTACAAGCGGCTCGTCTGTAGACACGGAAGGCTCCTATGTACTTGTTGTTACGGATAGCGCTGGTAATACTACAACCATTGCATTTTCTATCGATAAGACCGCCCCAATTGTCAGCGGTGTAGCGGAAGGAGGAAGTTACAATTCCTCAAAAACCATTACATTTAACGAAGGTACTGCAACACTAAATGGGCAATCGTTTGTGAGTGGGATGTCTGTGGACGCGGAAGGCTCCTATGTGCTCGTAGTTACGGATGACGCTGGTAACTCAATTACCGTAACATTCAGTATTAATAAAACAGCTCCGATTAAATATACAGTAAAATACGACGGAAACGGAGCAACTGGAGGACAAGCACCAGTCAATAGTCAAACTTATGAAAATGGACATAGCGTTACAGTATCTGATAATACTGGCAATCTAGTAAGGACTGGATTTACGTTTAATGGTTGGAATACAAAAGCAGATGGCAGTGGGATAAACTATGTGGCAAATAACAAGTTTACTATTAATGCCTCCAATGTCACATTATATGCCTTGTGGAAAGTTAATCGTTATACATTATCATTTGAATCAAATGGAGGCAGTGGTGTCACGCCTCAAAATGTATCATACAATGGAAAAATAACAGAACCAACTGTACCGACAAAACTAGGTTATACATTTGGTGGTTGGTATAAAGAGGTTACTCTTGTTAATTCGTGGGATTTTACCAAAGATACGGTAGTAGGGAATACAACGCTATATGCGAAGTGGATAGAAAATAGTTCATCAGGTGGAGGTGGTGGATATATTCCAACGCCGGAAACAAAACCAAATCCTAAACCAACACCAGAAATTCCAGTAGAGCCAGAAAAGCCTACAGAACCTGAAGTACCCGAAAATCCAACACCAACAATAACATTCAGTGATATTTCTACAAACTGGGCAAAAGAAATGATTGAGGATATAGCAATGCGTGGAATAATCAATGGCTACCCAGACGGAACATTCCGTCCAAATGATTCAATTCAACGTCAGCATGTTGCAATTATTATCGCTCGTGCTTTTGAGTTAGTACCAAGTCGCGAGATAACACCATTTAATGATATTGCAGCAAATCATCCATACTATGAGGGCATTATGAAGTTGCAGCAGGCAGGGATTATAGACGGGTCCAATGGATTCTTCCATCCAAGCGAATCATTAACACGTGCGCAATTGGCGAAAATAATAGTGTTGGCATTTGGATTGACTTCAGAAGGGACAAGTCATTTCGAAGATGTTCCTACAACACATTGGGCTCATGATTACATTGCCATTCTCGAAAATTATGGGATTGCGTTAGGGGATAATGGCAGTTTCAGACCGAATGAACCTGTAACACGTGCGCAGTTTGTTGCTTTCTTATACAGAGTACTTCATTTGTAA